Proteins encoded within one genomic window of Urocitellus parryii isolate mUroPar1 chromosome 13 unlocalized genomic scaffold, mUroPar1.hap1 SUPER_13_unloc_17, whole genome shotgun sequence:
- the LOC144251396 gene encoding GTP-binding protein Di-Ras2-like encodes MPEQSNDYRVAMFGAGGVGKSSLVLRFVKGTFRESYIPMVEDTYWQVISCDKSICTLQITDTTGSHEFPAMQSLSISKGHTFILVYSITSRQSLEELKPIYEQICEIKGDMESIPIMLVGNKCDESPSREVQSSESEALARSWKCAFMETSAKLNHNVKELF; translated from the coding sequence ATGCCTGAGCAGAGCAACGACTACCGGGTGGCCATGTTTGGGGCTGGGGGCGTTGGCAAGAGCTCCCTGGTCCTGCGGTTTGTGAAGGGCACCTTCCGGGAGAGCTACATCCCCATGGTGGAAGACACCTACTGGCAGGTGATCAGCTGCGACAAGAGCATCTGTACCCTGCAGATCACCGACACCACCGGGAGCCATGAGTTCCCAGCCATGCAGAGCCTGTCCATCTCCAAGGGGCACACCTTCATCCTGGTGTACTCCATCACCAGCCGGCAGTCCCTGGAGGAGCTCAAGCCCATCTACGAGCAGATCTGCGAGATCAAAGGGGACATGGAGAGCATCCCCATCATGCTGGTGGGCAACAAGTGTGACGAGAGCCCCAGCCGCGAGGTGCAGAGCAGCGAGTCGGAGGCCCTGGCACGCTCCTGGAAGTGCGCCTTCATGGAGACCTCTGCCAAGCTCAACCACAACGTCAAGGAGCTCTTCTAG